TACACTCATCACCTCCAAAAGAACAACGAGATTGAGATCCAGAAGATACAGTCTTGTGAGAATTATGCTGATCTATTCACCAAGGCATTACCAACAAAGATCTTCCGGAAGCTGGTTTACAGGATCAGAATGCGCCATATATACAAACAGGCAAATTAACAGAGATTTTGTTGAGGGGGAGTTATGGACTATAACgcgctgtactctttttccttcgccaagattttgtcccattgggttttccttgtcaaggttttaacgagacagCATATGCGGATCCAACACCGTTCTAAGATTTTTAGttatactctttttccttcgaccGGGTTTTGTCCCATCGAGTTTTACCGgcgaggttttaatgaggcaacatatttagaatggtggtcatccaaggagaGTGTTATGTGACGTATCAATTGGTGTGGCTGACTCACCATGTAAGACAGGTTTCCAAATGTATCAATGACACCAGCCCATGTACGTATCTGTCTAGGACTCTAGTCCTTCATTCTTTTGCGCCTATAAAAGGCTTTTCAGTTTGTCGTACGGATACAACTTAGAGATAGAAATGAAATGCCTTTTCTCTCTGGCATTAATTAGTAGTTAGTAAGTACTATGACCTTGAGTACCATGACCTTTCGTATTCCCTTTGTAAAGTAAAGCTATAGAATAGTAGTTAATGACTATAGCTACAAATATATAGCTCTGGTAGTATATAGTTAGTGATAAGTACATATATTAGATACGTATACCATAGATGGCAACAGATAAATATTCGTCCGAAATTGgcaataccgataaggttaagggttatcggatatccgataacatccGGCGGAATCCAAAAATTCCATATCAATAAGGTTAAGGATAAGCTATTggatatcggatattattccGATAATTTCCGTTATCTACTCATGATACAAAAAACTTCTAATTatttccgataatttccgttaatattcaataatttccgGTAATTTCTGTTATTTTTCGTTAATATTCGATAATTTCTGATATTTACTTAGGAGAGACGTAATCAAATggctaaagagtaaacctaaagggtattaggtatcgaaaatttctgaatttttttatgatatagttatacactaacggtatcggatattaaccaaacGGAAACTCCCTTAACCGGTACCGTTATGTTAATAGACGGATATCCGTTACGTTAAGGCTATCAGATATCAGATAACCGTTTTGTCGGATATTAATCTAACGGAATTCAAATATTCGGAAATGGCTACCGGATATCAAATATCCATTGACAACCCTAACCACAGTACCTAGGATAGAGAGGTTATAAAAGATTCATTAAAAAACCCATTATTTTAAAAACATGACGGGAGAAAGATGAAACTTTCTAGAAAACAGAGAAGTCAAACCTATGTCAGTGCCGCACCATCAACACGTTTGACGTTTGGATTGACTGGTGGGCCGAATAGTAAGACATGCGTATTTATATCAATGGCCCAAGCAAATCAAATGGTTAAACTAACCTAACATGGGTTAGTCCATGAgtgagtttgggagagtttaatATATTTTagattttggggattttgagggagtgtaagagagtttagggagtttgagagagtttggtgttttgagtgtagggagtttgagagactctcccaaaatctctattcttttgagagatttgaagtgaggcaaaaatacactgtAAACTCCCTAAAACTCCCCCAAAAAACCCAACTCCCTAACATTCtattttttaccactaacagggagtttaagagcttctttcaaactcccccacaacTAACAGgattttctagggagtttgggagactcttctaaactctcccacgactaacggggattttgatagactccttcgaactccccacgactaacaggaaaaaacctaactacacccaactccccagAGGACTAACACCCTTTTAAGTTATGAAAAGGCCCAAAATTATATCTCTGCGAAGTAATAGAAAGACTGTAACCAATTCCTCATAGCCACAAGGCATATGACGGTATGAGCTGAAAACACCATAATTCAAAACTCGCATTAAATTCGATTTCGCGCTTTTGCAGAACTCCCCCTCTGAACCTCTCTCTGAATAACCATGGATTATCATAGTCTAACAAGAAAGGAACTACAATTTCTGTGTAAGAAGAATAAGATCAGAGCTAACATGACTAATTTCGCAATGGCTGATACCCTTTCTTCTCTCCCCAAGGTAACTCGCTCATTTTATTCAGTTACATCTGATTTCATAACTTAATTCCTATTTTAGCCATAATAATTATGTAACGAACTGCTGCTTTCAATGACTGTACATGATTAATGTTTTTCCTTGAAATTTTAGGGCATTCTTACTAAGTAACTTTCCCCAATTCTAGGACTTTTAGGGTTTGTGATGACGTCATTCTAGGATTTCCCCTAATTCTTATGATTTAGTGATACTTCAAACACACAATTTTGATTATCTTTAGTGCTTTCTAGTACCTGTATTGCATATTTTCTCTAATTTGTGGTTTGATCAGGTTCATGGAGTTGAAGGCAATCGAAACTTCACACCAGAGACTCCAACACTCACCAGCACCAGCAGGAAGAGTAAAGCAACTGCAACAAAACCGCTATCTTATCTGGATAACAGTGAACCAATGTCTTCTAATGGTGATCTTGCTAGACATACTCTTTCACCCTTAACAAACTTGTACCCCTCAGATATTAATATACCCAAAGAGGTCCACGTTGTTGATCATCCACATGGTACAAGGCTAGCAAAAAGATTGAAGTTGTCTGCTCAGAAGGTAGGAGGAAGAAATGATGCTATTAACATTGAAATGTTGCCTGGCGAAGACAAGAATGAGGAGATGAGAACGAAGTATGAAGTAAATGATGATGTCTTACCGTACAACGAGGGTAACCATTAAAACTTGTGTTGCTGTTTCATATTCTCTACTTGTGTTTGGAAATCTTGATATGATGGTGGTGTATTTTTCAGGAAATAGGATCAAGGTTTCTAATGAAGAACAAGACGAAGTTGGTACTGGAGATGTATCTTATATAATGGTCTGTGCTGAATCTTTGAAGTTGGAAGAATTTACAGTTCATTTAAATGGTGATCAAGATGCTATTATCGAAGAAACCTCTAGTACATCGATCATGGGTGGGGTCTCCGGGGATAAAACTGGTTGTTCTCTTAGTGGATGCAGTTCTGAAGTCTCTTATGCTCCTAGGGTATCTGCTAAAAAATCCTTGAACATAACTCGTACTCTTGTTGGATGCACATCTGACATCTCTTCTGCTCCAATGGTATCTAAACCCGTGAAAGTTGTTTGTGATCTTAATGAAACTTATTTAATGGGTGAGGAAACTATGAACATTAAAGATCCAAATGAAGATCAAAACATGGAAAGTAAAGATGAACCCATACAAGTCAATGAACCTTCTCTAACAGTGGAGAAAACTGAAATTTTCGAAGCTTCAAATCTTGATGATcagaagagcaagctcatgtgtGATATTGAGCTCTGCAATGTCAAGGTAACTGAAGCTGAAAGAGAGAACATTTCTAATGGTAATGATGACATTTCAGATGCTGCTGAGAAGTTATCCTTCTCTCCATCAGTCACTGGTTTAACTGCCAACCAGATTCCAGTATATGTTGCAACTCCTACCAGAACAACCACATCGGATGATAAGGTTCAAGAGACAACCCCCTTAATCTCACATACTACATCGATCATGGGTGGGGTTCCCAGGGATAAAATTGGTTGTTCTCTTAATGGATGCAGTTCTAAAGTCTCCTATGCTCCTAGGGTATCTGCTAAAAAATCCTTGAACACAGCTCGTACTCTTGTTGGATGCACATCTGACATCTTTTCTGCTCCAATGCTATCTAAATCCGTGAAAGTTGTTTGTGATCTTAATGAAACTTATTTAATGAGTGAGGAAACTATAAACATTAAAGActcaaatgaagatgaagacaTGGAAAGTAAAGATCAACCCGGACGAGTCAATGAACCTTCTCTAACAGTGGAGAAAGCTGAAATTTTGGAAGCTTCAAATCATGATGATgagaagagcaagctcatgtgtGATATTGAGCTCTGCAATGTCAAGGTAACTGAAGTTGAAGCGAAGAACAGTTCTAGTGGTAATGATGACATTTCAGATGCTGCTGAGAAGTTATCCTTCTCTCCATCAGCCACTGGTTTAACTGCCAACCAGATTCCAGTGTATGTCGCAACTCCTACCAGAACAACTACATTGGATGATAAGGTTCAAGGGACAACCCCCTTAATCTCATATACTAAGAAGAAAGAAGTTACAATTCCTATCATATCTGCCGGGAAGTCCATGAACATTGCTCGTGCTTGTGTTGGATGTACTTCTGAATTGTCCTCTGCTCCTACAATATCTGCCGAGAAATCCATGAACAATGCTCTAGTTCGTTGTAAAACTTCTCTAGTGGGGGAGGAAACTGAAAACATTAAGGTCCCAAATGAACAAAACATGGAAATTATGGATCAACCCATAGAAATCAATGAAGTTGTTGGATTTAAAAGCGCTCATAATTTAGAAGTGAAGTTCATCAATGAGGATGAACTTAGTAATCTCAAGGGCACCGAAGTTGAAACGAAATATGTTGATGAATCTTTTCTAATGGTGAAGAAGGCTGAAAATTTGGAAGACTCAAATGTTGATGATGGGAAGATTAAGTTCACATGTGAGGTTGGGTTCTGTGGTGTCAAGGTCACTGAAATTGAAGAGGATAGTGAGGAGGACGGTCCTAATGTTAATAATGACATTTCAGATGTTCTTGAGAAGTTCTCCCTCTCTCCGTCAGCCACTGGTCCAGTTGTGAACCCGATTCCAGTGCATGTCGCAAGTCCTACTAGAGCAACTGCGTCCGAGAATCAGGTTCAGGAAACAACTCCCTTAAACTCATTTATTACGAAAAAAGCAGTTACAACTCCAAAAGGTTCCATCGAGGTTTTGGATGACATGAGGGGGATCAATGAAAGAGGCAAATGCAGTGCAAGTACTTCTAAGGTGGTAACTGAGTTAGAAGCTGAACTAAAGCATAGCAAAGGTGAAAACAGTTCTCAAGGAAAACTGAATTCCACAAGTATAAGACAGTTGAAAAGGATGATTAAACTTACTCATTCAGAAAATAAAAACGCCACTGTCGATCAAAACAAGGAAATAAGACCTGAAGAGCATGAGAACGAAGGTCAAAACACTCTCCAGAGGAAGGTTGGGTTCTGTGATGTCAAGGTCACTGAAGTTGAAGAGGACAGTGAGGAGGTCGGTTTTAATGTTAATAATGACATTTCAGATGTTCTTGAGAAGTTCTCCCTCTCTCCGTCAGCCACTGGTCCAGTTGTGAACCCGATTCCAGTGCATGTCGCAAATCCTACTAGAGCAACTGCGTCCGAGGATCAGGTTCAGGAAACAACTCCCTTAATCTCATTTATTACGAAAAAAGCAGTTACAACTCCAAAAGGTTCCATCAAGGTTTCGGGTGACATGAGGGGGATCAATGAAAGAGGCAAATGCAGAGCAAGTACTTCTAAGGTGGTAACTGAGTTTGAAGCTGAACTAAAGCATAGCAAAGGTGAAAACAGTTCTCAAGGAAAACTGAATTTCACAAGTATAAGACAGTTGAAAAAGATGATTAAACTTACTCACCCAGAAAACAAAAACGCCATTGTCGATCAAAACAAGGAAATAAGACCTGAAGAGCATGAGAACAAAGGTCAAAACACTCTCCAGAGGAAACTGAAAGCTACGAGTTTAAGACAGTTGAAAAAGACAGTTAAACAACTTATTCAGTCAGACAATGAAAACATCAAtgtcaaattaaacaaaaaagttGTACCTGAAGACAACGAGGACAAGGATCAAAACACTGCCGAAAGGGAACTGAAAGCTACAAGTGCAAGACAGTTGATAAAGATGATTAAACAACGTACTCAAACAACAAAAACACCACTGCCAAG
This genomic stretch from Papaver somniferum cultivar HN1 chromosome 5, ASM357369v1, whole genome shotgun sequence harbors:
- the LOC113281315 gene encoding uncharacterized protein LOC113281315; translation: MDYHSLTRKELQFLCKKNKIRANMTNFAMADTLSSLPKVHGVEGNRNFTPETPTLTSTSRKSKATATKPLSYLDNSEPMSSNGDLARHTLSPLTNLYPSDINIPKEVHVVDHPHGTRLAKRLKLSAQKVGGRNDAINIEMLPGEDKNEEMRTKYEVNDDVLPYNEGNRIKVSNEEQDEVGTGDVSYIMVCAESLKLEEFTVHLNGDQDAIIEETSSTSIMGGVSGDKTGCSLSGCSSEVSYAPRVSAKKSLNITRTLVGCTSDISSAPMVSKPVKVVCDLNETYLMGEETMNIKDPNEDQNMESKDEPIQVNEPSLTVEKTEIFEASNLDDQKSKLMCDIELCNVKVTEAERENISNGNDDISDAAEKLSFSPSVTGLTANQIPVYVATPTRTTTSDDKVQETTPLISHTTSIMGGVPRDKIGCSLNGCSSKVSYAPRVSAKKSLNTARTLVGCTSDIFSAPMLSKSVKVVCDLNETYLMSEETINIKDSNEDEDMESKDQPGRVNEPSLTVEKAEILEASNHDDEKSKLMCDIELCNVKVTEVEAKNSSSGNDDISDAAEKLSFSPSATGLTANQIPVYVATPTRTTTLDDKVQGTTPLISYTKKKEVTIPIISAGKSMNIARACVGCTSELSSAPTISAEKSMNNALVRCKTSLVGEETENIKVPNEQNMEIMDQPIEINEVVGFKSAHNLEVKFINEDELSNLKGTEVETKYVDESFLMVKKAENLEDSNVDDGKIKFTCEVGFCGVKVTEIEEDSEEDGPNVNNDISDVLEKFSLSPSATGPVVNPIPVHVASPTRATASENQVQETTPLNSFITKKAVTTPKGSIEVLDDMRGINERGKCSASTSKVVTELEAELKHSKGENSSQGKLNSTSIRQLKRMIKLTHSENKNATVDQNKEIRPEEHENEGQNTLQRKVGFCDVKVTEVEEDSEEVGFNVNNDISDVLEKFSLSPSATGPVVNPIPVHVANPTRATASEDQVQETTPLISFITKKAVTTPKGSIKVSGDMRGINERGKCRASTSKVVTEFEAELKHSKGENSSQGKLNFTSIRQLKKMIKLTHPENKNAIVDQNKEIRPEEHENKGQNTLQRKLKATSLRQLKKTVKQLIQSDNENINVKLNKKVVPEDNEDKDQNTAERELKATSARQLIKMIKQRTQTTKTPLPSLILAE